From the Bacillus tuaregi genome, one window contains:
- the mef(A) gene encoding macrolide efflux MFS transporter Mef(A), whose translation MGKYNNWKLKFYTIWAGQAVSLITSAILQMAIIFYLTEKTGSAMVLSMASLVGFLPYAIFGPAIGVLVDRHDRKKIMIGSDLIIASAGAVLAIVAFYMELPIWMVMVVLFIRSIGTAFHTPALNAVTPLLVPEEHLTKCAGYSQSLQSISYIVSPAVAALLYSVWELNAIIAIDVLGAVIASITVAIVRIPKLGDQVQSLKPNFIREMKEGMAVLRQNKGLFALLLVGTLYMFVYMPINALYPLITMEYFNGTPMHISITEIAYASGMLIGGLLLGLFGNYQKRILLITASIFMMGISLTISGLLPQSGFFIFVVCCAIMGLSVPFYSGVQTALFQEKIKPEYLGRVFSLTGSIMSLAMPIGLILSGFFADRIGVNHWFLLSGILIIGIAIACPMMTEIRKLDAK comes from the coding sequence ATGGGAAAATACAACAATTGGAAACTTAAGTTTTATACAATATGGGCAGGGCAGGCAGTATCATTAATCACTAGTGCCATCCTGCAAATGGCGATCATTTTTTACCTTACAGAGAAAACAGGATCTGCGATGGTCTTGTCTATGGCTTCACTAGTAGGTTTTTTACCCTATGCGATCTTTGGACCTGCCATTGGTGTGCTAGTGGATCGACATGATAGGAAGAAGATAATGATTGGTTCTGATTTAATTATCGCATCAGCTGGGGCAGTGCTTGCTATTGTTGCATTCTATATGGAGTTACCTATCTGGATGGTTATGGTAGTATTGTTTATCCGTAGCATTGGAACAGCTTTTCATACCCCAGCACTCAATGCGGTTACACCACTTTTAGTACCAGAAGAACACCTAACGAAATGCGCAGGCTATAGTCAGTCTTTGCAGTCTATAAGCTATATTGTTAGTCCGGCAGTTGCAGCACTCTTATACTCCGTTTGGGAACTAAATGCTATTATTGCCATCGATGTATTGGGTGCTGTGATTGCATCTATTACGGTAGCAATTGTACGTATACCTAAGCTGGGTGATCAAGTGCAAAGTTTGAAACCAAATTTCATAAGAGAAATGAAAGAAGGAATGGCTGTACTACGGCAAAATAAAGGATTATTTGCTTTATTACTCGTTGGAACATTATATATGTTTGTTTATATGCCCATAAATGCATTATATCCTTTAATCACTATGGAATATTTTAATGGTACACCGATGCATATTTCTATTACGGAGATTGCTTATGCCTCTGGTATGTTGATAGGGGGTCTATTATTAGGGTTATTTGGGAATTACCAAAAGCGAATCTTATTAATAACGGCATCAATTTTTATGATGGGGATAAGCTTAACCATTTCAGGATTACTTCCTCAAAGTGGATTTTTCATATTTGTAGTCTGCTGTGCAATAATGGGGCTTTCGGTGCCATTTTATAGCGGTGTGCAAACAGCTCTTTTTCAGGAGAAAATTAAGCCTGAATATTTAGGACGTGTATTTTCTTTGACCGGAAGTATCATGTCTCTTGCTATGCCAATTGGGTTAATTCTTTCTGGGTTCTTTGCTGATAGGATCGGTGTAAATCATTGGTTTTTACTATCAGGTATTTTAATTATTGGCATTGCCATAGCTTGCCCCATGATGACTGAGATTAGAAAATTAGATGCA
- a CDS encoding zinc ribbon domain-containing protein, translating into MYFTYSNSEKQSDKYALSSIVYCGHCGDIYRRVHWNNRGYFDK; encoded by the coding sequence ATCTATTTTACATACTCAAATTCCGAAAAACAATCGGATAAGTATGCTTTATCGAGTATTGTTTACTGCGGTCATTGCGGCGATATTTACCGACGGGTACATTGGAATAACCGAGGCTACTTTGATAAATAA